In a genomic window of Streptomyces katrae:
- a CDS encoding malonic semialdehyde reductase yields the protein MSLVLDAAAQDLLFREARTANSFSDEPVTDEQVQAIYDLVKYGPTAFNGTPLRITLVRSAEARERLVNLMSDGNKAKTAAAPLVAILAADNEFHEEFDTLLPHYPQVKDFFTERPAREAFAGRNAMLQAAYFIVGVRAAGLAAGPMTGADLEGISKEFLDGDHSALMVVNIGKPGEDAFHPRSPRLSYDEVITTV from the coding sequence ATGTCTCTCGTGCTCGACGCCGCTGCTCAGGACCTGCTGTTCCGCGAGGCCCGCACCGCCAACTCGTTCTCCGACGAGCCGGTGACCGACGAGCAGGTCCAGGCCATCTACGACCTGGTGAAGTACGGCCCGACCGCCTTCAACGGCACCCCGCTGCGCATCACCCTGGTCCGCTCGGCCGAGGCCCGCGAGCGCCTGGTGAACCTGATGTCGGACGGCAACAAGGCCAAGACGGCCGCCGCCCCGCTGGTCGCGATCCTCGCCGCGGACAACGAGTTCCACGAGGAGTTCGACACCCTCCTGCCGCACTACCCGCAGGTCAAGGACTTCTTCACCGAGCGCCCGGCCCGCGAGGCCTTCGCCGGCCGCAACGCCATGCTGCAGGCCGCCTACTTCATCGTCGGCGTGCGCGCCGCCGGCCTGGCCGCCGGCCCGATGACCGGTGCCGACCTCGAGGGCATCAGCAAGGAGTTCCTCGACGGCGACCACTCCGCCCTGATGGTCGTCAACATCGGCAAGCCGGGCGAGGACGCCTTCCACCCCCGCTCGCCGCGCCTGTCCTACGACGAGGTCATCACCACCGTCTGA
- a CDS encoding exodeoxyribonuclease VII small subunit, whose amino-acid sequence MGQGMTEAGTTLGYEQARDELIEVVRKLEAGGTSLEESLALWERGEELAAVCRRWLEGARARLDSALAAREAAEAADGGGPEE is encoded by the coding sequence ATGGGACAGGGAATGACCGAGGCCGGTACGACGCTGGGCTACGAGCAGGCGCGCGACGAGCTCATCGAGGTCGTCCGCAAGCTGGAGGCCGGCGGCACCTCGCTGGAGGAGTCGCTCGCGCTCTGGGAGCGCGGCGAGGAGCTGGCGGCGGTCTGCCGGCGCTGGCTGGAGGGCGCGCGCGCCCGGCTGGACTCGGCGCTGGCCGCCCGGGAGGCGGCGGAGGCGGCCGACGGGGGCGGCCCCGAGGAGTGA
- the xseA gene encoding exodeoxyribonuclease VII large subunit: MGLNTSAEAPLPVGQVSRLIGGWIDRLGQVWVEGQITQLSRRPGAGVVFLTLRDPSHDISVSVTCFRQVFDEVADVVSEGARVVVLAKPEWYAPRGQLSLRVTEIRPVGIGELLARLERLKRSLASEGLFALDRKKPLPFLPQLVGLVVGRASAAERDVLENARRRWPAVRFEVRNVAVQGVHAVPQVVRAVKELDALDEVDVIIVARGGGSVEDLLPFSDEEVVRTVAAARTPVVSAIGHEPDSPLLDLVADLRASTPTDAAKKVVPDVGEELERVRQLQGRGLRALRGLLEREERGLAHALARPVFVHPQRMVESREDEVEALLGRSRRTLGHLLDRAESELEHTRARVVALSPAATLERGYAVLQRADGHVVRGPGEVAPGEALRARVAEGEFAVTVVEARSGPATDGHVPATESL; this comes from the coding sequence ATGGGTCTCAATACGTCGGCGGAGGCGCCGCTGCCGGTCGGTCAGGTGTCCCGGCTCATCGGGGGCTGGATCGACCGGCTGGGCCAGGTGTGGGTGGAGGGGCAGATCACGCAGCTGTCCCGGCGGCCGGGGGCGGGGGTGGTGTTCCTGACGCTGCGCGACCCCTCGCACGACATCTCCGTCAGCGTGACCTGTTTCCGCCAGGTGTTCGACGAGGTCGCGGACGTGGTGTCGGAGGGCGCGCGGGTCGTCGTCCTGGCGAAGCCGGAGTGGTACGCGCCGCGCGGGCAGCTGTCCCTGCGGGTGACGGAGATACGGCCCGTCGGGATCGGGGAGCTGCTGGCGCGGCTGGAGCGGCTCAAGCGGTCGCTGGCCTCCGAGGGGCTGTTCGCGCTGGACCGCAAGAAGCCGCTGCCGTTCCTGCCGCAGCTGGTCGGGCTGGTGGTGGGGCGTGCCTCGGCGGCCGAGCGGGACGTGCTGGAGAACGCGCGGCGGCGCTGGCCGGCGGTGCGCTTCGAGGTGCGCAACGTGGCCGTGCAGGGGGTGCACGCGGTGCCGCAGGTGGTGCGGGCGGTCAAGGAACTGGACGCCCTGGACGAGGTCGACGTGATCATCGTGGCGCGGGGCGGCGGCAGCGTGGAGGACCTGCTGCCCTTCTCGGACGAGGAGGTCGTGCGGACGGTCGCGGCGGCCCGTACGCCGGTGGTGTCGGCGATCGGGCACGAGCCGGACTCCCCGCTGCTGGACCTGGTGGCGGACCTGCGGGCCTCCACGCCGACGGACGCGGCGAAGAAGGTGGTGCCGGACGTCGGCGAGGAGCTGGAGCGGGTGCGCCAGCTCCAGGGCCGGGGGCTGCGGGCACTGCGGGGGCTGCTGGAGCGGGAGGAGCGGGGGCTGGCGCACGCGCTCGCGCGGCCGGTGTTCGTGCATCCGCAGCGGATGGTGGAGAGCCGGGAGGACGAGGTCGAGGCCCTGCTGGGCCGCAGCCGGCGCACGCTGGGACATCTGCTGGACCGGGCGGAGTCGGAGCTGGAGCACACCCGGGCCCGGGTGGTGGCGCTGTCTCCGGCGGCCACGCTGGAGCGCGGGTACGCGGTGCTCCAGCGGGCCGACGGGCACGTGGTGCGGGGGCCCGGGGAGGTCGCGCCGGGCGAGGCGCTGCGCGCGCGGGTGGCGGAGGGCGAGTTCGCGGTGACGGTGGTGGAGGCCCGCTCGGGCCCCGCTACAGACGGACACGTTCCGGCAACAGAGTCGTTGTAA
- a CDS encoding APC family permease, translated as MAAAVDPGTAAPAVLRRSLGFRDLVVYGLLFIAPMAPVGVFGALDAKSHGAVALVYVVATVAMGLTAFSYAQMVRVAPQAGSVFTYARKGLGEGPGMVAGWMAALDYLLIPAVAYLFSGIAMNALVPQVSRWVWTALAVVVTTLLNLWGVRAAARVGFAVLAMEIVVLLVFLVSAVTVLVRDGARRGWLSPLTGDGSLEFSVAAVVGAVSVAVLSYLGFDAIASFAEEVTGGSARVARAVLFCLALTGVLFVAQTYLAALLAPFPAAELAADPALQGPAFYTAVEASVGGWLHDLVAVSKAVGAAFAALAGQAAAGRLLFAMARERRLPGVLARTSGGTPRVALLVAAVVTLVAAVWAARRDDGLDHLVSVVDVGALVAFTLLHASVVGWFVVRRAEGPPRWFAHLVVPVAGAAVTVAVIVEASPTAQAVGAVWLVVGLGVLFFQRGRTEPE; from the coding sequence ATGGCAGCCGCTGTGGATCCCGGTACGGCCGCGCCCGCGGTACTGCGGCGGAGTCTGGGTTTCCGGGACCTGGTGGTCTACGGGCTGCTCTTCATCGCACCCATGGCCCCGGTCGGGGTCTTCGGCGCCCTGGACGCGAAGTCGCACGGGGCGGTCGCGCTCGTCTACGTCGTCGCGACCGTGGCGATGGGGCTCACGGCGTTCTCGTACGCGCAGATGGTGCGGGTGGCGCCGCAGGCGGGGTCGGTGTTCACGTACGCCCGCAAGGGGCTGGGCGAGGGGCCGGGGATGGTCGCGGGGTGGATGGCGGCGCTGGACTACCTGCTGATCCCGGCGGTGGCGTACCTGTTCTCGGGGATCGCGATGAACGCCCTGGTGCCGCAGGTGTCGCGGTGGGTGTGGACGGCGCTGGCGGTGGTGGTGACGACCCTGCTGAACCTGTGGGGGGTGCGGGCGGCCGCGCGGGTGGGGTTCGCGGTGCTGGCGATGGAGATCGTGGTGCTGCTGGTGTTCCTGGTGTCGGCGGTGACGGTGCTGGTACGGGACGGGGCGCGGCGGGGGTGGCTGTCGCCGCTGACGGGGGACGGGTCGCTGGAGTTCTCGGTGGCTGCGGTGGTGGGGGCGGTGTCGGTGGCGGTGCTGTCGTACCTGGGGTTCGACGCGATCGCCTCGTTCGCGGAGGAGGTGACGGGGGGCAGTGCGCGGGTGGCCCGGGCGGTGCTGTTCTGTCTGGCGCTGACGGGGGTGCTGTTCGTGGCGCAGACGTATCTGGCGGCGCTGCTGGCGCCGTTCCCGGCGGCGGAGCTGGCCGCGGATCCGGCGTTGCAGGGGCCCGCGTTCTATACGGCGGTCGAGGCGTCGGTGGGGGGCTGGCTGCACGACCTGGTGGCGGTGAGCAAGGCGGTGGGGGCGGCGTTCGCGGCGCTGGCGGGGCAGGCGGCGGCGGGGCGGCTGCTGTTCGCGATGGCCCGGGAGCGGCGGCTGCCCGGAGTGCTGGCGCGGACCTCGGGGGGTACGCCGAGGGTGGCGCTGCTGGTGGCGGCGGTGGTGACGCTGGTGGCGGCGGTGTGGGCGGCGCGGCGCGACGACGGGCTGGACCACCTGGTGTCGGTGGTGGACGTCGGGGCGCTGGTGGCGTTCACCCTGTTGCACGCGTCGGTGGTGGGCTGGTTCGTGGTGCGGCGCGCGGAGGGCCCGCCGCGCTGGTTCGCACATCTGGTGGTGCCGGTGGCGGGGGCGGCGGTGACGGTGGCGGTGATCGTGGAGGCCTCGCCGACGGCGCAGGCGGTGGGGGCGGTGTGGCTGGTGGTGGGGCTGGGGGTGCTGTTCTTCCAGCGGGGCCGGACAGAGCCGGAATGA
- a CDS encoding 4-hydroxy-3-methylbut-2-enyl diphosphate reductase, translating into MERMTAPAPASRRVLLAAPRGYCAGVDRAVIAVEKALEQYGAPVYVRHEIVHNKYVVQTLQKKGAIFVEKTEEVPPGSIVMFSAHGVAPVVHEEAARGRLATIDATCPLVTKVHKEAIRYANEDFDILLIGHEGHEEVIGTSGEAPDHITIVDGPDDVAKVEVRDESKVVWLSQTTLSVDETMETVDALKTKFPLLVSPPSDDICYATSNRQAAVKAMGADADLVVVVGSKNSSNSIRLVEVALDAGARAAHLVDFAAEIDEAWLEGVTTVGLTSGASVPEVLVEEVLEWLAQRGFADVEIVKTAEESITFSLPKELRRDLRAEAAALVAEGADE; encoded by the coding sequence ATGGAGCGTATGACTGCCCCCGCACCCGCCTCCCGCCGCGTCCTGCTCGCCGCCCCGCGCGGTTACTGCGCGGGCGTGGACCGCGCCGTGATCGCCGTCGAGAAGGCCCTCGAGCAGTACGGCGCCCCGGTCTACGTCCGGCACGAGATCGTGCACAACAAGTACGTCGTCCAGACGCTGCAGAAGAAGGGCGCCATCTTCGTCGAGAAGACGGAGGAGGTCCCGCCGGGCAGCATCGTCATGTTCTCCGCCCACGGCGTGGCCCCCGTGGTGCACGAGGAGGCGGCGCGCGGCCGGCTCGCGACCATCGACGCGACCTGCCCCCTGGTCACGAAGGTCCACAAGGAAGCGATCCGCTACGCCAACGAGGACTTCGACATCCTCCTCATCGGCCACGAGGGCCACGAGGAGGTCATCGGCACCTCCGGCGAGGCCCCCGACCACATCACCATCGTCGACGGCCCCGACGACGTGGCCAAGGTCGAGGTCCGCGACGAGTCCAAGGTCGTCTGGCTCTCCCAGACCACCCTCTCCGTCGACGAGACGATGGAGACGGTCGACGCGCTGAAGACGAAGTTCCCGCTGCTCGTCTCCCCGCCCAGCGACGACATCTGCTACGCCACCTCCAACCGCCAGGCCGCCGTCAAGGCGATGGGCGCCGACGCCGACCTGGTCGTCGTCGTCGGCTCGAAGAACTCCTCCAACTCCATCCGCCTCGTCGAGGTCGCCCTGGACGCCGGCGCCCGCGCCGCGCACCTGGTCGACTTCGCCGCCGAGATCGACGAGGCCTGGCTGGAGGGCGTCACCACCGTCGGCCTGACCTCGGGCGCCTCCGTGCCGGAGGTGCTGGTCGAGGAAGTCCTGGAGTGGCTGGCCCAGCGCGGCTTCGCCGACGTGGAGATCGTCAAGACGGCCGAGGAGTCCATCACCTTCTCGCTGCCCAAGGAGCTCCGCCGCGACCTGCGCGCCGAAGCCGCCGCACTGGTGGCCGAGGGCGCCGACGAGTAG
- the ppgK gene encoding polyphosphate--glucose phosphotransferase, which produces MQIFGVDIGGTGIKGAPVDLDRGEPAQERHKVLTPHPATPEGVAGGVAEVVRHFAWEGPIGVTFPGVVTHGVTRTAANVDKAWIGLDAAALLSTTLGGRPVTVLNDADAAGVAEMTYGAGRGVPGTVVLLTLGTGIGSALFRDGRLVPNTELGHLELKGHDAETRASVKAKEDGDLSWERWARRLDKYLAHVEMLFSPDLFILGGGVSRKPEKFLPLLKDVRAQIVPAKLQNNAGIVGAAMAARDGLTQ; this is translated from the coding sequence ATGCAGATCTTCGGTGTGGACATCGGCGGTACGGGGATCAAGGGCGCTCCCGTGGACCTGGACCGCGGCGAACCGGCGCAGGAGCGCCACAAGGTACTGACACCACATCCGGCCACCCCCGAGGGGGTGGCCGGAGGCGTTGCCGAGGTCGTCCGGCACTTCGCCTGGGAGGGGCCGATCGGCGTCACCTTCCCCGGCGTGGTCACCCACGGCGTGACCCGGACGGCCGCCAACGTCGACAAGGCCTGGATCGGCCTCGACGCGGCCGCCCTGCTCTCCACCACCCTGGGCGGCCGCCCGGTCACCGTCCTCAACGACGCCGACGCGGCGGGCGTCGCCGAGATGACGTACGGGGCGGGGCGCGGGGTGCCCGGCACGGTCGTCCTGCTCACCCTGGGCACCGGCATCGGCAGCGCCCTCTTCCGCGACGGCCGGCTCGTACCCAACACCGAGCTGGGCCACCTGGAACTCAAGGGCCACGACGCGGAGACCCGGGCCTCGGTGAAGGCCAAGGAGGACGGGGACCTCAGCTGGGAGCGCTGGGCGCGCCGGCTGGACAAGTACCTGGCGCACGTCGAGATGCTCTTCTCCCCGGACCTCTTCATCCTCGGCGGCGGCGTCAGCCGCAAACCGGAGAAGTTCCTCCCCCTCCTCAAGGACGTCCGCGCGCAGATCGTCCCGGCGAAGCTCCAGAACAACGCCGGGATCGTCGGCGCGGCCATGGCGGCACGCGACGGCCTGACGCAGTGA
- a CDS encoding DUF6542 domain-containing protein, with protein MRSVRHPQVPAQAVRRPRPPAPAARRMPRPRLTGLGGGLFACAAMLLVAGICWLLFDSSLFAYGLLFLPVAALTALWVRPADLITAPVCVPIAFAAGVWPVSGGSGGFGGELMGVVSALSLHAGWLYAGTLVAGLIALVRRAALSGRRRAARRGGRSAAY; from the coding sequence ATGCGTTCGGTACGTCACCCGCAGGTGCCCGCACAGGCGGTACGACGCCCCCGGCCCCCCGCGCCGGCCGCCCGGCGGATGCCGCGGCCCCGGCTGACCGGGCTCGGCGGCGGGCTGTTCGCCTGCGCGGCGATGCTGCTCGTCGCCGGGATCTGCTGGCTGCTGTTCGACTCCTCGCTGTTCGCGTACGGGCTGCTGTTCCTGCCCGTGGCCGCCCTGACCGCCCTGTGGGTGCGCCCGGCCGACCTGATCACCGCGCCGGTGTGCGTGCCCATCGCCTTCGCCGCCGGAGTGTGGCCCGTGTCGGGCGGCTCCGGCGGCTTCGGCGGGGAGCTGATGGGGGTGGTGTCGGCGCTGTCCCTGCACGCCGGGTGGCTGTACGCGGGGACGCTGGTCGCGGGGCTGATCGCACTGGTGCGGCGCGCCGCGCTGAGCGGGCGGCGCCGGGCGGCGAGGCGTGGCGGCAGGTCCGCCGCCTACTGA
- the ychF gene encoding redox-regulated ATPase YchF, with amino-acid sequence MSLTIGIVGLPNVGKSTLFNALTKNDVLAANYPFATIEPNIGVVGVPDKRLAVLAGIFKSERILPATVDFVDIAGIVRGASEGEGLGNKFLANIRESDAICQVIRAFKDENVVHVDGKVSPKDDIETINTELILADLQSIEKAIPRLTKESRLQKDKVAVLAAAEKAQKILENGDTLFSQGITKGTEQGDLLHELHLLTTKPFLYVFNVDEDELTDDAFKAEQSALVAPAEAIFLNAKLEADLAELDDEEALELLQSVGQDEPGLATLGRVGFATLGLQTYLTAGPKETRAWTIKQGATAPEAAGVIHTDFQRGFIKAEVISFADLVACGSVAEARAKGKARMEGKDYVMQDGDVVEFRFNV; translated from the coding sequence GTGTCGCTCACGATCGGAATCGTCGGCCTGCCGAATGTCGGCAAGTCGACCCTGTTCAACGCCCTGACCAAGAACGACGTACTGGCGGCCAACTACCCGTTCGCCACCATCGAGCCGAACATCGGCGTCGTCGGCGTCCCGGACAAGCGCCTCGCGGTCCTGGCCGGGATCTTCAAGTCGGAGCGCATCCTCCCGGCCACGGTCGACTTCGTCGACATCGCCGGCATCGTGCGCGGCGCCTCGGAGGGCGAGGGCCTGGGCAACAAGTTCCTCGCGAACATCCGCGAGTCGGACGCGATCTGCCAGGTCATCCGTGCCTTCAAGGACGAGAACGTCGTCCACGTCGACGGCAAGGTCTCGCCGAAGGACGACATCGAGACGATCAACACCGAGCTGATCCTCGCCGACCTCCAGTCCATCGAGAAGGCGATCCCCCGCCTGACGAAGGAGTCCCGCCTCCAGAAGGACAAGGTCGCGGTCCTGGCGGCGGCCGAGAAGGCCCAGAAGATCCTGGAGAACGGCGACACCCTCTTCTCCCAGGGCATCACCAAGGGCACCGAGCAGGGCGACCTCCTGCACGAGCTGCACCTGCTGACCACCAAGCCGTTCCTCTACGTCTTCAACGTGGACGAGGACGAGCTGACGGACGACGCCTTCAAGGCCGAGCAGTCCGCCCTGGTCGCCCCGGCGGAGGCCATCTTCCTCAACGCGAAGCTGGAGGCGGACCTCGCCGAGCTGGACGACGAGGAAGCCCTGGAGCTCCTCCAGTCGGTCGGCCAGGACGAGCCCGGCCTCGCCACCCTCGGCCGCGTCGGCTTCGCCACCCTGGGCCTCCAGACCTACCTGACGGCCGGCCCGAAGGAAACCCGCGCCTGGACCATCAAGCAGGGCGCCACGGCCCCCGAGGCGGCCGGCGTGATCCACACCGACTTCCAGCGCGGCTTCATCAAGGCGGAGGTCATCTCCTTCGCGGACCTGGTCGCCTGCGGCTCGGTCGCGGAAGCCCGCGCGAAGGGCAAGGCCCGCATGGAGGGCAAGGACTACGTCATGCAGGACGGCGACGTGGTCGAGTTCCGCTTCAACGTCTGA